GCCATTTCGCTGTCGATGCGCGGATGCAAGGGAGCGCCGGCCTCCTTCAGCCCGAGACGTAGAGGTTCATCATCAGCGGCAGCATCGCCGAGCCTTCCGAATAGTGCAGCCACTCGTTATAGGCTTCGTACTCGGCACTGCCGGGCGCCGGCATCATCGCGCCCTTCCCATTTGCGAATGATGTAATCGACGATCGCGCCCGATTCCGCGATGGTGATGTCGCCGTCGGTGATCACGGGCGACTTGCCGAGCGGATGCACTTTTGTCAGCTCCGGCGGCGCCAGCCGCGTGACGGCATCGCGCTGATAGCGCTTCATCTCATAGGGCGTGCCCAGTTCCTCCAGCAGCCACAGGATCCGCTGCGAGCGGGAGTCGTTGAGATGATGCAGGGTGAGCATGGGGTTTCCTCGGCGCGATGTTGTCCCGAGGTGTATCGTTTCCGCGAGATCTCAGCAACGCATACAGCTGTCGGACGCCTCACAGCCCCGTAAATCCCGCCTTCACCGGATCGCTCGATCCGTCGAGTTCGCGCAGATAGGTCAGCCCGCACACCGTCAGCCGATGCGTATCCTTCTCGCCGGCTTCCATCAGCGTGGTGAGATAGTCCGTCACCCTGGCGCGCGCTTCGGCGCTGGCCGCGGCGGTGCGGATCATCAGGAGATCGTAGGTCATCATGATGCGATCGATGACGGCTTCCATGGGATCCTCTTCGCTATCCATCAGACAGGCTCGGTGGCTTCGAACTTCGCGATCGCCCTGTTGGCGAGGCGAATCCGGTTGAATTCGCCGCGCTCAAACATCTGTACGATGATCTGGAGCAGCCGCTCATGGGTGGCGAGCGTGTCGGCGATCGCGCCGGTGCGGCGCAGATAGTTCGCGGCGATGCAATAGGCGTCGCCGAGCACTTCGACGTTCAGCACCTGCAATCCGCGCTCGACCTGCATGGCTTGTCCTCCGATACGAGATAAGCCGGGCGAGGTGCAAAAGTTCCATTGCTCGGAGGGGCAAAAACCCCCGAAAAAACAAAACGCACCGGTCCGGAAGGCCCGGACCGATGCGCTTGGGGAAGTCTCTAACCTAGTTGCCGCCGGTCTTTTGCGACGCCGGCTTGGCCTGATCTCGCAGTCGAATAAGCGTCAGAGACGATACAGAATCTGGTCGGTCCAGAACCGCTCGAGCCGGTGCAGCGACTTGTTCAGGGTCGCGAACTCCTCGTTCGAGATGCCGCCGACCTGTTCCACGGTCTTGACGTGCTTCTGATAGAGCGCATCGACGATCTTGCGGATTTCCTGGCCCTGCGCGGTGAGGCGGATGCGGACCGAGCGGCGATCGACGCGGCTGCGCTGATGATCGAGGAAGCCGAGTTCAACCAGCTTCTTCAGATTGTAGGAGACGTTGGAGCCGAGGTAGTAACCGCGCGTGCGCAGTTCGCCCGCGGTCAGCTCCTTGTCGCCGATGTTGTAGAGCAGGAGCGCCTGCACCGAATTGATGTCGGCGCGGCCGCGGCGATCGAATTCATCCTTGATGACGTCGAGCAGACGGCGATGCAGACGCTCCACCAAAGTCAATGCTTCGAGGTAGAGCGGCTGCACCGGAGCTTGTCCCGGAGCGCGGTCAGCGGTTTCCACCGCCGTTGCAACGGCTTTGATCATGACACTTCCCCTTGTCGTTTTTAGCGACTTATTCGACGAAACTTTTGTTCCGCCTGATAGCCACAACTTAAGGGGGCGGTTTGAAGATCCGCTTAAATAAGACAATAAAGAGATCATGAATTTAAGACAGTGAATCGCGGATTAAGCCCGCCACATAAGGACTTTTCGCAACCCTTCGATAAACGGTGGAGCGCCCCTGTTCACGCTTCGTTGGCGCACTCTGTCGCATATGGGAACAGTATCGTTCAAATTGGAAACGCCTGCGTAATACCTGTGACCGCGGCGTTAGGGTGACTGAAAAGTTACCGCAAAAGTTCCGGAAAATTTGATGCGACCGCAGGTGGATTTGCCGAATTCGGCAAGAACGATCGCGAAGGCGCACAACAATTCCTGCCCGTGTGCGAATTCGAAACGCCTATGGCGGCCGTTCGCGCGCCGCCATCCACGCCAGCGCGAGATAGGCCGCCAGCATCAGGGCCTCCAGCCCCACCACCGTGAGGCTGCCGCCATAGATTCCCGGAAACATCAGTTCGATCACCGCCATCGACACCACGGTGGTGAGCCACACCACGGCACCCCACGGCGTCGCCAGCCACAGCCCGACCGCGGCGACGAGTTCGATGACGGCGAAATAAACCGTGGCGGTCTGCCAGGCCATCGGCTGGTTCTCGAACGCCTCTTCCTCGCCGCCGATGAAGCCCGTGACCTGGGCCCAATGGTAGAGGCCCTTGGCCACCGAGACCACGGCCATGATGCGCAGGAAAAACACCAGCCGCCGGGTCCACGCATTCTCGTCGGATTCGATTCGCTCCGACGAGATCGCCGCCACCGACATCGCATTGTCGCGCGACTGGTCGCGCGCCGGGGTTTCAGACATGCGGAGTGCCGTTCATGATTGCAAAATGCGCTTTCATCAGTCGACTGGTCCCCTAATTGGAAGACTCTTGGCCCCTCGGCGCGGCAAAATCAATCCGGCAGGCGGTGCGGCGGACGATTTGCGGCAGGTCAAGATGCCAATGACGCCTGCCATGCAAGATGCTAGAATTGGAACCGTTCCAGTCTGCCGCCCCAGGAGTGACAATACCATGGCGATCAAATTCGGCCGTCCGATCGAAATGCGCGACGCGCCGCGGCCAAAGACCGCCCTCGCCCCCTCGCTCGATCTCGTGATCCGCCCGCGCCGCAATCGCAAGAGCGAATGGGCGCGCCGCTTGGTGCGGGAAAACGTGCTGACCGCGGACGACCTGATCTGGCCGCTGTTCGTGGTCGACGGCCACAACAAGCGCACCCCGGTCGCCTCGATGCCCGGCGTCGACCGCCTCACCGTCGATCAGGCGGTGCGCGACGCCGAGCGCGCCATGAAGCTGAATATCCCCTGCATCGCGCTGTTCCCCTATACCGAGCCGTCCCTACGCGACGAGTACGGCTCCGAGGCAACCAATGCCGACAATCTGGTCTGCCAGTCGGTGCGCGCCATCAAGAAGGAATTTCCCGATCTCGGCGTGCTCTGCGACGTAGCGCTCGATCCCTTCACCAGTCACGGCCATGACGGGCTGATCGAGGACGGCAAGATCCTCAACGACGAGACCGTGGCGGTGCTGGTGCGGCAGGCGCTGGTGCAGGCCGAAGCCGGCTGCGACATCATCGCGCCCTCGGACATGATGGACGGCCGCGTCGGCGCCATCCGCGACGGCCTCGACCAGGCCGGATTCCTCGACGTGCAGATCATGTCCTATGCAGCGAAATATGCCTCCGCCTTCTACGGCCCGTTCCGCGACGCCATCGGCTCGGCCAAGACGCTGACCGGCGACAAGCGCACCTACCAGATGGACAGCGCCAATTCCGACGAGGCGCTGCGCGAGGTCGAACTCGACATCGCCGAAGGCGCCGACATGGTGATGGTGAAGCCGGGCATGCCCTATCTCGATATCGTGCGGCGCGTCAAAGACACCTTCGCGATGCCGACCTTCGTCTACCAGGTGTCCGGCGAATACGCGATGATCGCGGCCGCCAGCGGCAATGGCTGGATCGACGGCGAACGGGCGATGATGGAAAGCCTGCTCGGCTTCAAGCGCGCCGGCGCCGACGGCATTTTGACCTATTTCGCCCCGCAGGCGGCGGAGAAGCTGAAGGCGGAGAGGTAATCGTCATTCCGGGTCTGGTCCTTCGGACCATCCCGGAATGACGGAAGTCCCTTGCAGCCATCAGCAGCCATTCCCATGTCCTGTCCCGGGAATGCACGGTCTGGAGGACTGACCATGTCTTATGGCGATTCTGGTAACACTGGCGGCGCAGGCAATGCTGGCGGCGCTGGTAACGCTGGCGGCGCCTGGCGCAACGACGGTGGGGTGCAGCCGCATGCGTTCGATCCGGTGCTGCAGCCGGAGTTGTTTCGCGGGGTGCCGACGCGGCGGGTGTTCGCCTTCCTGATCGACGCCGTCGTGATCGCGGTCCCGGTGATCCTCGGTTACCTCTTCATCGCGGTGTTCGGCCTGATCACGCTGGGGTTGGGCTGGGCGTTGTTCTGGCTGGCCTGGCCGGCCACCGTGGTCTGGGCGGTGGTCTATTACGGCGCCTCGATAGGCGGACCGCATTCGGCTACCCTGGGCATGCGCGTGATGGATCTGGAGCTGCGCACCTGGTACGGGGCATCCGGTTATTTCGTGCTCGGCGCCATGCATGCGGTGCTGTTCTGGGTGTCGATCTCGTTCCTGACCCCGCTGATCCTGCTGGTCGGCCTGTTCAACGGCCGCTGCCGGCTGCTGCACGATTTCGTGCTGGGAACGGTGGTCATCAACAGCTCGGTCCGCACCCAGACGGCACAGCCTGCAAGAACTTTTTGAACCGGCAAGCCGATTGACCGTCGGCCTCCGTGGCGCGATGCTGGAAACTGTTCGGCCCTGCTGAATCGGGGCCGAACCTGCTCTGGTGGTTTTTTGAGGCGTTTTCTTCATGCGAACCGGTACCCAATTCGCTTGGAAACGCCATGGTTCGGAGGCCTGACGACCAAACGTGACCCAGCACTCGCGTGACACCCCGCAATTCTACCTGACCGCGCCCTCGCCCTGCCCCTATCTGCCGGGCCGGCACGAACGCAAGGTGTTCACGCATCTGGTCGGCGACAAGGCCGGCGACCTCAACGACCTCCTGACCCATGGCGGCTTCCGGCGCAGCCAGTCGATCGCCTACCGGCCGGCCTGCGACCAGTGCCGCGCCTGCGTTTCCGTCCGCGTCATCGCCAACGAATTCCGCATCTCGCGCAATTTCCGCAAGATCATGGCCCGCAACGCCGACATCGTGGGCGAGCAGCGCAATGCGGTGCCGACCTCGGAGCAATATTCGGTGTTTCGCGCCTATCTCGACGCGCGGCACCGCCATGGCGGCATGGCCGACATGACCGTGCTCGATTACGCGATGATGGTGGAGGACAGCCACGTCGAGACCCGTGTCATCGAATACCGCAAGCGCGGCGCCGATACCGGCATTACCGGCCGCGCCGAGGAACTGGTGGCGGTGGCGCTGACCGACGTGCTCAGCGATGGGCTGTCGATGGTTTATTCGTTCTTCGAACCGTCACAGGAAAGCCGCTCGCTCGGCACCTACATGATCCTCGACCACATCATCCGCGCCCGAAGGCTCGGCCTGCCCTACGTCTATCTCGGCTACTGGATCGAAGGCTCGAAGAAGATGGACTACAAGGGCCGCTTCCTGCCGCAGCAGCGCCTCGCCCCCTCCGGTTGGCTGCGCATCGACGCTTCGGGCGAAGTGCTGTCCGAACCGCAGGACTAGATGGCGAATAGGGAGTAGCGAATAGCGAAACCTTCATTCGCTACTCGCCATTCGCATCTTCTTCACTGCCCCAGCCTAATTCCCGATCACCCGCACCGGGTCGCTGCCGTCCCAGTTCTCGGCGGCTTTCCGGATGTGGCCGAAGAAGCGGCCCTTGCCGCCGCTGATGTCGGAGATCTCGACCACGGTTCCGGCATGGCCAGATGTCTCGAAATAGGCGAACCGGCCCCTAGGGCCGCCGATCTGGCCCTCATGGCCGACGACGAAACCTTCGGCGATCGCCCGATCGTAGAGCGCCTGATAATCATTGGTCCAATAGGACATGTGCTGCAGGCCTTCGCCGTGCTGCTTCAGATGATCGAGATACATCGACGGCGCGTCGTTGCGCTGCTGGATCAGTTCGATCTGCAGGTCGCCGGAATTGGCCAGCGCGATGCTCATCTCGACCGCTGAATCGGCGCCCTTGTAGCGGAACCATTCGGTCTTGACCTCGGGGATATAGAAGAACGGCCCGACGCGCATCACCTCGGTCCAGAATTTCATCGCCGCTCCGATGTCGCGAACGACATAGCCGTTCTGGCAGACCTTGCCGAACAACGCGCTCATGAAAAGCCTCCGTTACATTCCGCTCAGGCCGCTGTCGACGGCGAGCGTCTGCGCGGTGACGTAGACGCTTTCCTCCGACATGAAAAACAGCACCGCATAGGCCACTTCCCACGCGGTGGCCTGGCGGCCGAACGGCACATGTCCCTTGCCGCGCGAGGGCCGCCCGGCGCCGGCCGTGCGTCCGTTCGGCGTGTCGACCAGACCCGGATAGACCAGATTGACGCGGATTCCGCGCCGCGCGCCGACATGGGCGATGTTGCGCATCAGCCCACCGAGGGCGGCCTTCGAGGAATCATAGACCGGCATCTGCGAACCGGCCCGCAGTGCGGCGATCGAGGAGATGAAGACGATCGAGCCGCCGTTCTCGAATTTGGGCAGGGCTTCGCGGCACGCCAGCATCGGCCCGCGCACATTGACGTCGTAGATCTTGTTCCATTCCTCGGCGCTGACGCCGTCGAGCCCGGTCTTGCCGAAGGTCCCGACGTTCAAAACCATGCCGTCGAGGCCGCCCATGGTCCGCTGCGCCTCATCGATCATGCGCCGGACATCGGATTCGAGCGTCACATCGGCAGCAATCGCAAAGGCGCGGCCGCCCTCGGCCTTGATCCGGCCGACGGTGCCCTCGGCGGAAGAAAGATTGAGGTCGGCGACGGCGACCTCAGCGCCCTCGCGCGCGAACAACAGGCTCATCGCCCGGCCGTTGCCGATCGGGTCGGTCGCGGCATCGAACGTCCGCTGGCCCCCGCCGACCACCAGCACGCGGCGTCCCTTCAGCCGCCCCCTGCCGGGAGCGCTGCCCGAGGATTCCGCGCTCAGCGGACGGACATAGGGTTCCGGCTTCGCGCCGGTCGGCGATGGTGCGTCGGACACTTCAGTTGCTCCGCGGCTTGCCGCCGTCGTAGACGCGCATGCCGGCGGCGGAATCGAGATCGGTCTCGGTCGCTTCGGTGAGGCGGGCCATCATCATGTAGAATCCGATGGCGACGATCGCCTCGACGGTTTCCTGCTCGCTGAAATGCTTGCGCATATCGGCAAACACCGGCTCCGCCACGCGAACGTTCCGGGTGACCTCGCGGCAAAAAGCCAGCAGCGCGCGTTCCGCCGCATTGAAAGCCTCGCCGCCATAGTCGCCGCGTTCGAGACCATCGACCTGGCGCTGCGTGACGCCGACGCCGAGCGCGATCGGCACGTGCTGGCGCCACTCATAGGCGCCGCCTTCGAGCTGCGCGACCTGCAGGATCAGCAATTCGCGGTTGGCGGCGCTGAGCTTCTGGCGATGCAGGATGGAATTGCCGAGCCGCATCGCCGGGATCATGTTGGCTTCGGCGTGGGCCATCATGCGAAAGATGTTCAGCTTCACCGGCATCCGGTCGAAGGAGGCGCGGATATCGCCCGTCGTCGTCTCCGGATCAATCAGGGGCAACCTTGCCACGCTTCTCTCCCTTGGTTCTTGTTGGTTTTGCATTTGTGCTGACCGGCTTCGCAGCGACGGCGGCGTCCTTCGCCGCGATCATGGCCAGGAAGAATGTGAGAAAATGCTCGATCGCCTCGACTACCCGCTCGCGGGGCGAGGCTTGGGCGCCCATCACGTAGTGTTCGAGGCGGATATAGATCAGGCCGGCTGCGAACAGCCGTCCCGCCTCGCGCGGATCCGTCGTCGTGATCAGACCGGCCAGCGCGAAACCGCGGAAATAATCCGTCATCAGCCGCTGCTCGCGCGAATAGAACTGATCGGCGAATTTGGCGCGGATGCCGGGCACCCGATTGCGTTCGGCGGTGATGACCTTCTGGAACTGGTGTTCGCGCGGGTCCGACCACTGCTCGACCAGATCGAGTGCGAACTGGCGGCAGAACGCGGCCGGCTGCTGGCGCAGCTGGCGGTAGCGCGGCGCCTCGAGGCGGCTCGCCGAACTCGCCGGCCCGTGCTCGCTGACGATGGCTTCGAGGATCGCCGCCTTGCTCGGGAAGTGATTGTAGAAGCTGCTCTCGCGGATGCCGACCCGGCGCGCCAGTTCGCGCATCGAGGCGCCGCCATAGCCGCTCTCGGCAAACAGGCCGAGCGCCTCGGTCAGAATGCGCTCGCGGGTCGAGAGCGCGGCGGTGTCGGCCGCGGTGGAAGCCTTCGAGGTCATCCGCATTGACTAGCGAACGATCGTTCGCTAGTCAACAGACGAACGATCGTTCGTTTGCCCCTGCCGCCAGCGGCACAGGAGGCTTCAGGACGGCCGTTCGAAAGCGGAACGCGGGCGTTCGACCCGCGGCCGGCGAGGCGAGAGACCCAAGGAAGGAACCCAGCGATGTCCCGTTTTTTCAGACACCCCCTGCACGCTCTGTGCGTCGTGCTGCCGATGCTCGCCGCGATCCCGGCCCAGGCCGCCGATCCCGCGAAATACGATCCCGGCGCCGACGACAAGCGAATCAAGATCGGAACCACGGCGCCGCTCAGCGGGCCCGTCTCCGCCTATGCGCAGATCGCCAAATCGGCCGAGGCCTATTTTCGCAAGGTCAACGATGACGGCGGCGTCAACGGGCGTCGCATCGAAATGATCATCGCCGACGATGCCTACAGCCCGCCGAAAACCGTCGAGCAGACCCGGCGGCTGGTCGAAAGCGACGAGGTCTTGCTGATCTTCGGCGGGGTCGGCACGCCGACCAACAGCGCCGTGCACAAATATCTCAACGACCGCAAGGTGCCGCAGCTGTTCCTCGGCTCCGGCGCGGCCAAATGGGACGATGCGAAGAATTTCCCGTGGACGGTCGGCTGGCAGCCGAGCTACCGCGACGAGGCCTTTGCCTATGCGAAGTACATCCGGGCCAGCCGTCCGAACGCCAAGGTCGGGGTGCTCTACCAGAACGACGACCTCGGCAAAGACTATCTGAAGGCGCTGGAGGAGAAGCTGGAGGCGAGCGGCGGCAATCTCCTGGTCGCCAAGGCGCCCTACGAGACCACCTCGCCCACCATCGACACGCAGATCCTGCTGCTCAAGAACAGCGGCGCCGACGTGCTGCTGGTGGCAGCCACGCCCAAGTTCGCCGCGCAAGCCATCCGCAAGGTGGCGGAGGTCGGCTGGAAGCCGATCACCATCATTTCGAACGTCTCCGCCTCGATCAGCGGCGTGCTCGAACCGGCCGGGCGCGACAATTCGGTCGGCGTGATCTCGAGCCAGTACCTGAAGGACAGCACCAATCCGGATCTCAAAGACGATCCCGGCTACAGGGAATGGCAGGCCTTCATGAACAAATACATGCCGGATGCCAACAAGGCCGACTGGCTCAACGTCTATGGCTACACCATCGCGCAGACACTGACCGCGGTGCTGAAGGCCGCCGGCAACGACCTGACGCGGGCCAACGTACTGAAGCAAGCGACCAGCATGAAGGACGTCCGCCTGCCGATGCTGATCAATGGCACCGCCATCAGCAACTCTGCGCAACGATATACGCCGATGACGAGCCTGCAGTTGATCCGCTTCGACGGCACGCGGTGGGTACCGTTCGGCGAGTTATTGCGGAACTGAAGCGCGATGCGGCAGCTGAAAATCGGCGGCATGCGGATCGATCGCCTAATCGAGATCGACCGGCTGCCGTTCGACAAGAAATGGCTGTTCGCCAATGCCGATGACGAGGTGATCGAGACCAACAGGGACTGGCTCGACCAACGCTATATCGAGCCGGGCACCGGCCGCTTCATCCTCAGTCATCATTCCTATGTCGTGCGCACGCCCGGCTGGACCGCGATCGTCGACACCTGTTGCGGCAACCACAAGGAGCGGCCGCGGGTCCCGGTCTGGCACCGGCTCAACCAGCCCTACCTCGCCAACATGCGGGCGCTGGGCGTGCGCCCGGAAGACGTCGACTTCGTGATGTGCACCCATCTGCATGTCGATCATGTCGGCTGGAACACCCAACTGGTCGACGGGCGCTGGGTCCCGACTTTCCCGAGAGCGCGCTATCTCATGGGTGCGATCGAATACGAGCATTGGGAGCAGAAACACAAACTCAAGCCGGAACGCGCGATCAATCACGGATCGTTCGAGGACTCCGTGCTTCCCGTCGTGGCGGCGGGCCAGGCGGAGTTGGTCGGATCCGACCACTGCCTGTTCGACGATCGCGACGCGACCTTGCGCTTCGTCCCGGCGCCGGGCCACACCGCCGGAAACATGATGATCGACCTGCGCGGCAGCGGGGATCATGCGGTGATGTCCGGCGATGTGATCCATCATCCGATCCAGTGCGCGGCGCCGTGGCTGGCCAATGCCGCCGATTTCGACCCCGCCGCGGCGCTGGCGACGCGGCTTGGCCTGCTGCGGCAGTTGGCAGATACGCCGAGCTTCCTGCTCACCGGCCACTTCCCCGCGCCGACCGCCGGCCGCGTGGTGAGCCACGGCGACGCATTCAGATTTCGGTTCGAGGATCACTAACAGTTTCGAACAACAAGGCAGCAGGCAACACAGAGGAGTTAGAATGAATTTTCGCACGATCACGCTTTCATTGCTCGCGCTCGCATCGGCAATGGCGCCGGCACATGCCGAGGATGCGGCAGATTACCCGTCCAGGAAGATCAGGATGCTGCTGCCCTACGCGGCCGGTGGCGGCGGCGACGTGATCGGCCGCTTGCTGGCCGACGGGATGGGCAAGCGCCTCGGCCAGACCATCTTCATCGAAAACCGCACCGGTGCGGCCGGCACCATCGGCACGCAGCAGGTCGCGGCCGCAGCTGGAGACGGTTACACCATCACGATCGGCGGCATGACCACCCACGTGCTGGCGCCGGCGGTCTATCCCAGCCTGCCCTACGATCCGATCAAGGATTTTACCACGATCGGGCGGATCGGAACGTCGTCGATACTGCTGGTAGCGACCAACGATTTTGCCGCCAGCGACGTCGCCGGCTTGACCAAAATGGCGAAGAGCGGCACGCCGATCCAGTACGGCACCTGGGGTGTCGGCTCCACCGGACAGTTCTGCGGCGAGATCCTGTCGCAGCAGGCCGGCATCCGCCTCGAGCATGTCCCGTTCAACGGCATCGCCAAGATCGCCAACGACCTGCTCGGCGGCCATATCAAGCTGGCGATGCTGGATATGGCGACCGCAACGCCCCTGGTGCAGGGCGGCAAGCTGAAAGCGCTGGCGGCCTGCGGCGAACGTTCGCCGAGCCTGCCCGGGGTCGCGAGCTACAAGGACCAGGGCATCGCCTTCGAACGGAGTCTCGCGTGGGCGATGTACGCGCCCGCCGGCCTCGCCGAGCCGGTCGCGCGCAAGCTTTCCGATGCGCTGAAGCAAGCGCTGGCCGATCCGGAGATCGCGCAAAAACTGCTGGCGCTCGGCGTCACCGCCAGTTTTCTATCAGGCGATCAGCAACGCGACATCAACGCACGCGACATCGAGGCCTGGAAGAAGGTCGCGAAGGAAGCGGGCATTGAGGTGAAATAGCGATGCCGAGATGATCCGCGACGCCGCCTCAAGGTAGGTTGTCATCACCCGCGCAGGTGGGTGACCCAGTACGCTGCGGCCTCTCGATCAATCACAACCGTCTCTGGAATACTGGGTCGTCCGGTCAAGCCGGACGATGACAGCGGTGCGTTAGCCCTCACCCGAAGAACGTCTCGAACAGCAGCTTGAGGTTCAGGGTGACGATGATGCCGGCAACGACCCACGCCAGCGCGGCGACCGGCGTGGGAATGGCAAATTTGCCCATCTTGCGCCGGTCGGAGACGAACCGCACCAGGGGAATGACGGCGAACGGCAGCTGCATCGACAGCACGACCTGGCTGAACACCAGAAGCTGCCCGGTGCCGCGCTCGCCATAGAGCGCGGTGACAATGATGACCGGGACGATGGCGATGCCGCGGGTCACCAGCCGCCGCGCCCAGCTTGGCAGCCGCAGGTGCAGAAAACCTTCCATCACAATCTGGCCCGCCAGCGTCGCCGTCACGGTCGAGTTGAGGCCGGAGGCGAGCAGCGCCACTGCAAACAGCGTCGATGCGATGCCGAGACCGAGCAGCGGCGACAGCAATTCGTAAGCCTGGCCGATTTCGGCGACGTCGGAGTGCCCGCTCTTGTGGAAGGTCGCGGCCGCCACCACCAGGATAGCGGCATTGATGAACAAGGCCAGCATCAGCGCGATGGTGGAGTCCGTCGTCGCCCATTTGATCGCGTCGCGGCGGCCTTCGTCTGACCGTTCATAGGCGCGGGTCTGCACGATCGAAGAGTGCAGATAGAGATTATGCGGCATCACGGTCGCCCCGATGATGCCGATGGCGATGTAGAGCATCTCGGGATTGGTGAAGATCTCGGTGGACGGCGCGAAGCCGCGCAGCATCGCGGCGACCGGCGGCGCGGCGGCCGTGATCTGGACCACAAAGCAGACCGCGATGACGATCAGAAGCGCGATCACGAAGGCTTCGAGGAAGCGAAAGCCCTTGTTCATCAGAAGCAGCAGCAGGAAGGCGTCGAGGGCTGCAATCAGCGCGCCGCCGACCAGGGGAATGCCGAACAGCAATTTCAGGGCGATCGCGGTGCCGATCACCTCGGCGAGATCGCAGGCGATGATCGCGGCCTCGCAGGCCAGCCACAGCATGAAGTTGACCGGCCGCGAATAGGTGGCGCGGCAGGCCTGCGCCAGATCGCGGTCGGTGACGATGCCGAGCCGCGCGGCGAGTGCCTGCAGCAGGATCG
The sequence above is drawn from the Bradyrhizobium sediminis genome and encodes:
- a CDS encoding SDR family NAD(P)-dependent oxidoreductase; this encodes MSDAPSPTGAKPEPYVRPLSAESSGSAPGRGRLKGRRVLVVGGGQRTFDAATDPIGNGRAMSLLFAREGAEVAVADLNLSSAEGTVGRIKAEGGRAFAIAADVTLESDVRRMIDEAQRTMGGLDGMVLNVGTFGKTGLDGVSAEEWNKIYDVNVRGPMLACREALPKFENGGSIVFISSIAALRAGSQMPVYDSSKAALGGLMRNIAHVGARRGIRVNLVYPGLVDTPNGRTAGAGRPSRGKGHVPFGRQATAWEVAYAVLFFMSEESVYVTAQTLAVDSGLSGM
- a CDS encoding TetR/AcrR family transcriptional regulator — protein: MTSKASTAADTAALSTRERILTEALGLFAESGYGGASMRELARRVGIRESSFYNHFPSKAAILEAIVSEHGPASSASRLEAPRYRQLRQQPAAFCRQFALDLVEQWSDPREHQFQKVITAERNRVPGIRAKFADQFYSREQRLMTDYFRGFALAGLITTTDPREAGRLFAAGLIYIRLEHYVMGAQASPRERVVEAIEHFLTFFLAMIAAKDAAVAAKPVSTNAKPTRTKGEKRGKVAPD
- a CDS encoding RDD family protein, translating into MSYGDSGNTGGAGNAGGAGNAGGAWRNDGGVQPHAFDPVLQPELFRGVPTRRVFAFLIDAVVIAVPVILGYLFIAVFGLITLGLGWALFWLAWPATVVWAVVYYGASIGGPHSATLGMRVMDLELRTWYGASGYFVLGAMHAVLFWVSISFLTPLILLVGLFNGRCRLLHDFVLGTVVINSSVRTQTAQPARTF
- a CDS encoding VOC family protein; protein product: MSALFGKVCQNGYVVRDIGAAMKFWTEVMRVGPFFYIPEVKTEWFRYKGADSAVEMSIALANSGDLQIELIQQRNDAPSMYLDHLKQHGEGLQHMSYWTNDYQALYDRAIAEGFVVGHEGQIGGPRGRFAYFETSGHAGTVVEISDISGGKGRFFGHIRKAAENWDGSDPVRVIGN
- a CDS encoding glutathione S-transferase N-terminal domain-containing protein, with translation MLTLHHLNDSRSQRILWLLEELGTPYEMKRYQRDAVTRLAPPELTKVHPLGKSPVITDGDITIAESGAIVDYIIRKWEGRDDAGARQCRVRSL
- a CDS encoding ABC transporter substrate-binding protein; amino-acid sequence: MSRFFRHPLHALCVVLPMLAAIPAQAADPAKYDPGADDKRIKIGTTAPLSGPVSAYAQIAKSAEAYFRKVNDDGGVNGRRIEMIIADDAYSPPKTVEQTRRLVESDEVLLIFGGVGTPTNSAVHKYLNDRKVPQLFLGSGAAKWDDAKNFPWTVGWQPSYRDEAFAYAKYIRASRPNAKVGVLYQNDDLGKDYLKALEEKLEASGGNLLVAKAPYETTSPTIDTQILLLKNSGADVLLVAATPKFAAQAIRKVAEVGWKPITIISNVSASISGVLEPAGRDNSVGVISSQYLKDSTNPDLKDDPGYREWQAFMNKYMPDANKADWLNVYGYTIAQTLTAVLKAAGNDLTRANVLKQATSMKDVRLPMLINGTAISNSAQRYTPMTSLQLIRFDGTRWVPFGELLRN
- a CDS encoding arginyltransferase; amino-acid sequence: MTQHSRDTPQFYLTAPSPCPYLPGRHERKVFTHLVGDKAGDLNDLLTHGGFRRSQSIAYRPACDQCRACVSVRVIANEFRISRNFRKIMARNADIVGEQRNAVPTSEQYSVFRAYLDARHRHGGMADMTVLDYAMMVEDSHVETRVIEYRKRGADTGITGRAEELVAVALTDVLSDGLSMVYSFFEPSQESRSLGTYMILDHIIRARRLGLPYVYLGYWIEGSKKMDYKGRFLPQQRLAPSGWLRIDASGEVLSEPQD
- the hemB gene encoding porphobilinogen synthase is translated as MAIKFGRPIEMRDAPRPKTALAPSLDLVIRPRRNRKSEWARRLVRENVLTADDLIWPLFVVDGHNKRTPVASMPGVDRLTVDQAVRDAERAMKLNIPCIALFPYTEPSLRDEYGSEATNADNLVCQSVRAIKKEFPDLGVLCDVALDPFTSHGHDGLIEDGKILNDETVAVLVRQALVQAEAGCDIIAPSDMMDGRVGAIRDGLDQAGFLDVQIMSYAAKYASAFYGPFRDAIGSAKTLTGDKRTYQMDSANSDEALREVELDIAEGADMVMVKPGMPYLDIVRRVKDTFAMPTFVYQVSGEYAMIAAASGNGWIDGERAMMESLLGFKRAGADGILTYFAPQAAEKLKAER
- the ldtR gene encoding transcriptional regulator LdtR, which codes for MIKAVATAVETADRAPGQAPVQPLYLEALTLVERLHRRLLDVIKDEFDRRGRADINSVQALLLYNIGDKELTAGELRTRGYYLGSNVSYNLKKLVELGFLDHQRSRVDRRSVRIRLTAQGQEIRKIVDALYQKHVKTVEQVGGISNEEFATLNKSLHRLERFWTDQILYRL
- a CDS encoding carboxymuconolactone decarboxylase family protein, which gives rise to MARLPLIDPETTTGDIRASFDRMPVKLNIFRMMAHAEANMIPAMRLGNSILHRQKLSAANRELLILQVAQLEGGAYEWRQHVPIALGVGVTQRQVDGLERGDYGGEAFNAAERALLAFCREVTRNVRVAEPVFADMRKHFSEQETVEAIVAIGFYMMMARLTEATETDLDSAAGMRVYDGGKPRSN
- a CDS encoding DUF6163 family protein: MSETPARDQSRDNAMSVAAISSERIESDENAWTRRLVFFLRIMAVVSVAKGLYHWAQVTGFIGGEEEAFENQPMAWQTATVYFAVIELVAAVGLWLATPWGAVVWLTTVVSMAVIELMFPGIYGGSLTVVGLEALMLAAYLALAWMAARERPP